The following proteins are co-located in the Vigna angularis cultivar LongXiaoDou No.4 chromosome 2, ASM1680809v1, whole genome shotgun sequence genome:
- the LOC108322453 gene encoding uncharacterized protein LOC108322453 isoform X4, whose amino-acid sequence MSKKGGSGASFQKDVPWRASSSTAKPFPKIHHSPLLRVSQTPFTDYAVSVMRHPDPIGSGLGDEAIVEAAGPDCLVPGQKMPLQLLGLQILYVVCSTNGLANPC is encoded by the exons ATGTCGAAGAAAGGAGGAAGTGGCGCTTCGTTTCAAAAGGACGTGCCATGGCGAGCGTCTTCTTCTACTGCGAAACCCTTCCCCAAAATTCACCACTCTCCACTTCTTCGCGTTTCACAAACACCCTTTACCGATTACGCCGTCTCCGTCATGAgg CATCCAGACCCTATAGGGAGTGGATTGGGTGATGAGGCCATAGTGGAAGCAGCTGGACCCGACTGCCTCGTACCTGGTCAGAAAATGCCCCTCCAATTACTTGGCCTTCAg ATCCTCTATGTTGTTTGCTCCACAAATG
- the LOC108322388 gene encoding protein NUCLEAR FUSION DEFECTIVE 4 has product MVVGEFSCGCLREMKNLSCHVIAGRWFMFYASLLIMAAAGSVYMFGMYSNEVKTSLGYDQTTLNLLGFFKDMGATVGIISGLINEVTPPWVVLSIGVLMNFFGYFMIWLAVSGRIAKPQLWKMCLYTFIGANSQTFANTGALVTCVKNFPGSRGSLLGLLKGYVGLSGAIIAQFYHAFYGDHNPQALILLIAWLPAAVNFLFLPTIRIFNNVYYHRPNENKVFYHLLWISLALAGFLMVLIIMQSKLTFTRPEFVADGVVVLFLLLLPLAVVFREEIKQLKAKTQGVTDSTSQLKVVTEIIPPPNVEQEVPATTGSLEKTSCFRNILNPPKRGEDYTILQALFSIDMLILFAATIFSAGGALTAIDNLGQIGRSLGYPRKSITTCVSLLSIWNYLGRVVAGFASEILLIKYKAPRPFMLTLVMLLSCVGHILIALGAPNSLYFASVIIGFCLGAQWPLMFAIISEVFGLKHYSTLYNFGAVASPVGSYILNVRLTGVLYDKEALKQLKAKGLSRQAGKELNCVGVQCYRMAFVIITAATLFACFISFVLVLRTRKFYKGDIYRNFRVEHVTEENEITETGIRVLLETEGHGSALGEQDKKNTK; this is encoded by the coding sequence ATGGTGGTTGGAGAGTTCTCATGTGGTTGtttgagagaaatgaagaacttGAGCTGCCATGTTATCGCTGGGCGTTGGTTCATGTTCTATGCATCTTTGCTTATCATGGCTGCTGCAGGTTCAGTTTATATGTTTGGCATGTACTCTAACGAGGTCAAAACCTCTTTGGGGTATGACcaaaccactctcaacttgcTCGGCTTCTTTAAAGATATGGGTGCCACAGTTGGAATCATATCCGGGTTGATCAACGAGGTAACACCACCCTGGGTGGTACTCTCAATAGGGGTTCTTATGAACTTCTTTGGCTACTTCATGATATGGCTTGCAGTCTCTGGCCGCATTGCCAAACCCCAACTTTGGAAAATGTGTCTCTACACTTTCATTGGTGCAAATTCTCAAACCTTTGCCAACACTGGTGCTTTGGTCACATGTGTCAAGAACTTCCCAGGAAGCCGTGGTAGTCTTTTAGGCCTACTCAAAGGTTACGTTGGTCTAAGTGGAGCAATCATCGCTCAGTTCTACCATGCCTTCTATGGTGATCACAACCCTCAAGCTCTCATCTTACTCATTGCGTGGCTTCCTGCTGCTGTTAACTTCCTTTTCCTTCCAACAATTCGGATATTCAACAACGTTTACTATCACCGTCCCAACGAGAACAAGGTTTTCTATCACCTTCTATGGATTTCACTTGCCCTTGCTGGGTTTCTCATGGTTTTGATCATAATGCAAAGCAAGCTCACTTTTACAAGGCCCGAATTCGTAGCCGATGGGGTTGTggttcttttccttcttcttctcccactTGCTGTGGTATTCAGAGAGGAAATAAAGCAATTGAAAGCCAAAACTCAAGGTGTGACCGACTCAACCTCCCAGTTGAAAGTAGTCACTGAAATTATTCCACCTCCAAACGTGGAGCAAGAAGTACCAGCAACAACAGGTTCGCTCGAGAAAACTTCTTGTTTCAGGAACATACTCAACCCCCCAAAGAGGGGAGAAGACTACACCATTCTGCAAGCACTTTTCAGTATTGACATGCTGATTCTGTTCGCTGCAACAATATTTAGTGCTGGCGGAGCATTAACAGCCATAGACAATCTAGGACAGATTGGAAGGTCATTGGGATATCCGAGGAAGAGCATCACGACATGTGTGTCCTTGTTAAGCATATGGAACTATTTGGGACGGGTAGTTGCAGGTTTTGCCTCTGAGATATTGTTGATCAAATACAAAGCCCCTCGTCCCTTCATGCTCACTCTTGTTATGCTTCTCTCTTGTGTTGGCCATATTCTGATTGCCCTTGGCGCCCCAAATTCCCTCTACTTCGCTTCCGTGATTATAGGGTTCTGTTTGGGAGCACAGTGGCCGCTAATGTTTGCGATCATATCAGAAGTATTTGGCCTTAAACATTACTCCACGTTGTACAACTTTGGAGCCGTGGCAAGCCCTGTTGGATCTTACATTCTAAACGTGAGACTGACAGGTGTTTTGTATGATAAAGAGGCTTTAAAACAGTTGAAGGCCAAAGGACTCTCGAGACAAGCGGGGAAGGAGCTTAACTGCGTTGGAGTGCAGTGCTACAGAATGGCGTTTGTCATAATCACGGCGGCGACGCTGTTTGCCTGCTTTATTTCGTTTGTTTTGGTTCTGAGAACTAGAAAATTTTACAAAGGGGATATCTATAGAAACTTCAGAGTGGAACATGTAACCGAAGAGAATGAGATCACCGAAACTGGTATCAGAGTTCTGCTAGAAACTGAAGGACACGGAAGTGCATTAGGAGAACAGgataagaaaaacacaaaatga
- the LOC108322453 gene encoding uncharacterized protein LOC108322453 isoform X3: MSKKGGSGASFQKDVPWRASSSTAKPFPKIHHSPLLRVSQTPFTDYAVSVMRHPDPIGSGLGDEAIVEAAGPDCLVPGQKMPLQLLGLQNVLEQASCFFWEDNEKD, encoded by the exons ATGTCGAAGAAAGGAGGAAGTGGCGCTTCGTTTCAAAAGGACGTGCCATGGCGAGCGTCTTCTTCTACTGCGAAACCCTTCCCCAAAATTCACCACTCTCCACTTCTTCGCGTTTCACAAACACCCTTTACCGATTACGCCGTCTCCGTCATGAgg CATCCAGACCCTATAGGGAGTGGATTGGGTGATGAGGCCATAGTGGAAGCAGCTGGACCCGACTGCCTCGTACCTGGTCAGAAAATGCCCCTCCAATTACTTGGCCTTCAg AATGTACTTGAGCAAGCTTCATGCTTCTTTTGGGAAGACAACGAGAAGGACTGA
- the LOC108322447 gene encoding serine/threonine protein phosphatase 2A 57 kDa regulatory subunit B' beta isoform, which produces MFKRIMKGGQKKPSKTDPSDPSSFGPPVTAATPEVVVPPPTGTIEPLPLFRDVPVSERQTLFIRKLQICCHVLDFSDTLKSIREKEIKRQTLMELVDFIQSGSGKITETCQEEMIKMVSVNIFRCLPPASHENTGQEPTDPEEEEPCLDPAWPHLQLVYELLLRYIVSSDTDTKVAKRYIDHSFVLKLLDLFDSEDPREREYLKTILHRVYGKFMVHRPFIRKAINNIFFRFIYETERHSGIGELLEILGSIINGFALPMKEEHKLFLSRALLPLHKPKPVAVYHQQLSYCIAQFVEKDFKLADAVIRGLLKYWPVTNCQKEVLFLGELEEVLEATQAAEFQRCMVPLFRQVARCLNSSHFQVAERTLFLWNNEHIVSLIAQNRTVVLPIIFEALEKNIQSHWNQAVHGLTVNVQKMFIEMDAELFEECQRQYAERESKAKDLEEQRELNWKRLTDAAAQNGVDMVTA; this is translated from the exons ATGTTTAAGCGAATCATGAAGGGAGGGCAGAAGAAGCCCTCTAAGACGGACCCGAGCGATCCGTCCTCCTTCGGTCCGCCGGTGACGGCCGCTACTCCGGAGGTGGTGGTGCCGCCGCCTACGGGGACCATAGAGCCGCTGCCGCTGTTCCGCGACGTGCCTGTGTCGGAGCGGCAGACCCTGTTCATTCGGAAGCTTCAGATATGCTGCCACGTGCTGGACTTCTCGGACACGCTGAAGAGCATTCGTGAGAAGGAAATCAAGAGGCAGACGCTGATGGAGCTCGTGGATTTCATACAATCGGGTTCGGGGAAGATAACGGAGACTTGCCAGGAGGAGATGATCAAAATGGTGTCCGTCAATATCTTCCGGTGCCTCCCGCCGGCGTCGCACGAGAACACCGGCCAGGAACCCACCGATCCGGAGGAAGAGGAGCCGTGCCTCGATCCCGCGTGGCCGCACCTTCAGCTTGTCTACGAGCTGCTCCTCAGATACATCGTTTCCTCTGATACTGACACAAAGGTTGCGAAACGGTACATAGATCATTCTTTTGTCCTCAAACTGCTTGATTTGTTTGACTCTGAGGACCCCCGTGAGCGTGAGTACTTAAAAACCATATTACATCGCGTGTACGGGAAATTCATGGTTCATCGCCCCTTTATTAGGAAGGCCattaacaacatattttttcGGTTTATATATGAGACGGAGCGGCATAGCGGTATTGGGGAGCTTCTTGAGATTCTGGGGAGCATTATCAATGGGTTTGCTCTGCCGATGAAAGAAGAACATAAGCTGTTTCTATCTAGGGCGCTTCTGCCTCTGCATAAGCCCAAGCCGGTTGCGGTGTATCACCAGCAGTTGTCGTATTGCATTGCGCAGTTTGTGGAGAAGGATTTCAAGCTCGCGGATGCAGTTATTAGGGGCTTGTTGAAGTATTGGCCCGTAACTAATTGCCAGAAGGAGGTTCTCTTTCTTGGGGAACTGGAGGAGGTGCTGGAGGCCACGCAAGCTGCGGAATTCCAGCGCTGCATGGTCCCTCTTTTTAGACAGGTTGCCCGCTGCCTCAATAGTTCTCACTTTCAG GTTGCAGAACGAACTCTCTTTTTGTGGAATAATGAGCACATTGTCAGCTTAATTGCCCAAAACAGGACTGTAGTATTACCCATAATATTCGAAGCATTGGAGAAAAATATCCAGAGTCATTGGAACCAGGCTGTTCACGGACTGACCGTGAACGTTCAGAAAATGTTCATAGAAATGGATGCAGAATTATTTGAAGAATGTCAGAGACAGTATGCAGAGAGGGAGTCTAAAGCAAAAGATTTAGAAGAGCAGCGGGAATTGAATTGGAAAAGACTGACAGATGCAGCTGCACAGAATGGGGTGGATATGGTCACAGCTTAG
- the LOC108322416 gene encoding protein NUCLEAR FUSION DEFECTIVE 4, whose amino-acid sequence MVVAELRGMKSLGYNVITGRWFMLFASLLIMSVAGATYMFGAYSNEVKTSLGYDQSTLNLLSFFKDLGANVGVVSGLVNEITPPWVVLSIGVLMNFFGYFMIWLAVSGRIAKPQLWKMCLYICIGANSQTFANTGALVTCVKNFPGSRGSLLGLLKGYVGLSGAIITQLYHAFYGDHNPQALILLIAWLPAAVSFLFLPTIRIFNTVHQPKNNRVFYHLLYISLCLAGFLMVLILVQNKLSFSRIEYTVDGLVVLSFLLLPLAVVFREEVNHLKAKTEGLTDSAPELKVVTEVIPPPNVEQEVLPTTTSSHEKISCFRNILNPPKRGEDYTILQALFSVDMLTLFVATTFGAGGTLTAIDNLGQIGNSLGYPSKSTTTFVSLVSIWNYLGRVAAGYASEVLLVKYKVPRPYMVTLVLLLSCVGHILIALGVPNSLYLSSVIIGFCFGAQWPLMFAIISEIFGLKYYSTLYNLGGAASPVGSYILNVKVAGVLYDKEALKQLKAKGLTREEGKDLTCVGVQCYRMAFIIITASTLVACLASFILALRTRKFYKGDIYRKFRREHETTENETEITKEGVRCSG is encoded by the coding sequence ATGGTGGTGGCAGAGTTGAGAGGAATGAAGAGTCTCGGCTACAACGTTATCACCGGGCGTTGGTTCATGCTGTTTGCATCTTTACTTATCATGTCCGTTGCTGGGGCAACCTATATGTTTGGAGCATACTCTAATGAGGTCAAAACCTCTTTGGGGTACGACCAGTCCACTCTCAACTTGCTCAGCTTCTTCAAAGACCTAGGTGCCAACGTTGGAGTCGTATCCGGGTTGGTCAACGAGATAACACCACCCTGGGTGGTACTCTCTATAGGGGTTCTTATGAACTTCTTTGGCTACTTCATGATATGGCTTGCAGTCTCTGGCCGCATTGCCAAACCCCAACTTTGGAAAATGTGTCTCTACATTTGCATTGGTGCAAATTCTCAAACCTTTGCCAACACTGGTGCTTTGGTCACATGTGTCAAGAACTTCCCAGGAAGCCGTGGCAGTCTTTTAGGCCTACTCAAAGGTTACGTTGGTCTAAGTGGTGCCATCATCACACAGCTCTACCATGCCTTCTATGGTGATCACAACCCTCAGGCCCTTATCTTACTCATTGCGTGGCTCCCTGCCGCTGTTTCCTTCCTTTTCCTTCCAACAATTCGGATATTCAACACAGTCCACCAGCCTAAGAACAACAGAGTTTTCTACCACCTTCTTTATATTTCACTTTGTCTTGCAGGGTTTCTCATGGTTTTGATCCTTGTACAAAACAAGCTTAGTTTCTCAAGGATTGAGTACACAGTCGATGGCCTTGTTgttctctcctttcttcttctcccacTCGCCGTGGTATTTAGAGAGGAGGTAAATCATTTAAAGGCCAAAACGGAAGGTTTGACCGATTCAGCACCTGAGTTGAAAGTAGTCACTGAAGTTATTCCACCTCCAAACGTCGAGCAAGAAGTACTACCAACCACCACAAGTTCACACGAGAAAATTTCATGTTTCAGGAACATACTCAACCCCCCTAAGAGGGGAGAAGACTACACAATTTTGCAAGCACTTTTCAGTGTGGACATGCTGACTTTGTTCGTTGCAACAACGTTCGGTGCTGGCGGAACACTAACAGCCATAGACAATCTAGGACAGATTGGAAACTCATTGGGTTACCCAAGTAAAAGCACGACAACCTTTGTGTCCTTGGTGAGCATATGGAACTACTTAGGAAGAGTAGCTGCAGGTTATGCCTCTGAAGTCCTCTTAGTCAAATACAAAGTTCCTCGTCCCTATATGGTCACTCTAGTTTTGCTTCTCTCTTGTGTTGGACATATTCTGATAGCCCTTGGCGTCCCAAACTCTCTCTACTTGTCTTCGGTGATTATTGGGTTTTGTTTTGGAGCTCAGTGGCCACTGATGTTTGCAATCATATCAGAAATATTTGGCCTTAAATACTACTCCACGTTATACAACTTAGGAGGCGCGGCAAGCCCTGTTGGATCGTACATTCTAAACGTGAAAGTGGCTGGTGTTTTGTATGATAAAGAGGCTTTGAAACAATTGAAGGCCAAAGGACTAACGAGAGAAGAAGGGAAGGACCTAACTTGTGTAGGAGTGCAATGCTACAGAATGGCTTTTATCATAATCACAGCTTCAACGTTGGTTGCGTGTTTAGCCTCGTTCATCTTGGCGCTGAGGACTAGAAAATTTTACAAAGGGGATATCTATAGAAAGTTTAGAAGGGAACATGAAACAACAGAGAATGAGACGGAGATTACAAAGGAAGGTGTTAGATGTTCTGGTTGA